A genomic region of Solanum dulcamara chromosome 2, daSolDulc1.2, whole genome shotgun sequence contains the following coding sequences:
- the LOC129880337 gene encoding polygalacturonase-1 non-catalytic subunit beta-like: MHNKNLVSSCILLLLLSSIPSFNVVVAGDGESGNPFTPKGYLIRYWKKQISNDLPKPWFLLNKASPLNAAQFVTYTKLVADQNALTTQLHSFCSSANLMCAPDLSPSLEKHSGDIHFATYGEKNFTNYGTNEPGVGVNSFKNYSEEGGANSFRRYGRDSPRDNQFDNYAPDGNLVDQNFNSYSTNTPGSSGQFTNYGPNTNIPTLGFNSYSDNGAGSDQKFTNYGKKTNVPDMHFTSYSDHGTGGGHEFKSYADDGNAGEQSFKNYGKDGNGADSKFTTYGNNTNVDGSTFKNYGETANGQSQKFTSYGFNGNNPQHNFQNYGVGGNGPSETFTSYRDESNVGDDTFTTYVKDANAGEANFTNYGQSFNEGTDVFITYGKGGNVPHINFKTYGVNNTFKDYVRDTATFSNYQNKTSQVSASFTRGKKVNNRWVEPGKFFREKMLKSGTIMPMPDIKDKMPKRSFLPRVIASKLPFSTSKIAELKKIFHAANDSKVAKMIGDALSECERAPSAGETKQCANSAEDMIDFAISVLGRNVVVRTTENTKGSNGNIMIGSVKGINGGKVTKSVSCHQTLYPSLLYYCHSVPKVRVYQADILDPNSKDKINHGVAICHVDTSSWGPTHGAFIALGSGPGKIEVCHWIFENDMTWTTAD, encoded by the exons ATGCATAACAAAAATCTTGTATCTTCCTGCATCTTACTTCTTCTTTTGTCCTCAATACCATCTTTCAAT GTTGTTGTAGCTGGAGATGGAGAATCTGGTAACCCATTTACCCCAAAAGGTTATCTGATTAGGTACTGGAAGAAACAAATCTCAAATGACTTACCAAAGCCATGGTTCCTTCTCAACAAGGCATCCCCATTGAATGCTGCACAATTTGTAACTTACACTAAACTTGTTGCAGATCAAAATGCACTCACCACACAGCTTCACTCTTTTTGCTCTTCAGCAAATCTCATGTGTGCACCAGATTTGTCACCAAGTCTTGAAAAACACAGCGGAGATATCCACTTTGCCACTTATGGTGAAAAGAACTTTACCAATTACGGCACCAACGAACCTGGAGTTGGAGTTAACTCATTCAAGAACTATTCCGAGGAAGGAGGTGCAAATTCTTTCAGGCGATACGGTAGAGATTCCCCCCGTGataatcaatttgataactATGCCCCTGATGGGAATCTAGTTGATCAAAATTTCAACAGCTATAGCACAAATACTCCTGGGAGTTCTGGCCAATTCACAAATTACGGCCCGAATACCAATATCCCCACTCTGGGGTTCAATTCCTATTCCGACAATGGTGCCGGTTCGGACCAAAAATTCACAAATTACGGCAAAAAGACCAATGTTCCTGATATGCACTTCACTTCCTATTCCGATCACGGAACGGGTGGGGGACATGAATTCAAATCCTACGCAGACGACGGAAATGCTGGTGAACAATCTTTCAAAAACTATGGCAAAGATGGGAATGGAGCTGATAGTAAATTCACCACCTATGGAAACAACACTAATGTTGATGGCTCAACATTTAAAAACTATGGTGAGACAGCAAATGGACAGAGCCAAAAGTTTACATCTTATGGTTTCAACGGCAATAATCCTCAACACAATTTCCAAAATTATGGCGTTGGGGGTAATGGTCCATCTGAGACTTTTACTAGCTACAGAGATGAATCAAATGTTGGTGATGACACGTTCACTACCTATGTTAAGGATGCAAATGCTGGTGAAGCAAATTTCACCAACTATGGTCAATCTTTCAATGAAGGTACTGATGTATTCATTACATATGGCAAAGGGGGCAATGTCCCACATATTAATTTCAAGACTTATGGAGTTAACAACACATTCAAAGATTATGTCAGAGACACTGCCACATTTTCCAATTACCAAAACAAAACTTCCCAAGTTTCGGCTTCGTTCACCCGTGGCAAAAAGGTGAATAACCGGTGGGTTGAGCCTGGAAAGTTTTTCCGGGAGAAGATGTTGAAGAGTGGTACAATCATGCCTATGCCAGATATAAAGGATAAAATGCCTAAAAGGTCGTTTTTGCCCCGAGTGATTGCTTCGAAATTGCCCTTTTCTACCTCAAAGATAGCTGAGCTGAAGAAAATCTTCCATGCCGCCAATGATTCAAAGGTGGCAAAGATGATCGGCGATGCTCTGAGTGAGTGTGAAAGAGCACCGAGTGCCGGCGAGACAAAACAGTGTGCTAACTCAGCTGAAGATATGATCGATTTCGCAATTTCAGTGTTGGGCCGGAACGTTGTCGTTCGAACGACTGAAAACACAAAAGGGTCAAATGGTAATATCATGATAGGATCAGTCAAAGGAATCAACGGTGGAAAGGTCACCAAGTCAGTGTCGTGTCATCAGACGTTGTATCCTAGCTTACTGTATTACTGTCATTCGGTTCCTAAAGTCCGGGTCTACCAAGCGGATATTTTGGACCCGAATTCAAAGGACAAGATCAACCATGGTGTTGCCATTTGCCACGTAGATACTTCTTCATGGGGACCCACTCACGGAGCCTTCATTGCACTCGGGTCGGGACCCGGGAAAATTGAGGTTTGCCACTGGATATTTGAAAACGACATGACTTGGACAACTGCTGATTGA